In a single window of the Rhodamnia argentea isolate NSW1041297 chromosome 2, ASM2092103v1, whole genome shotgun sequence genome:
- the LOC125313923 gene encoding G-type lectin S-receptor-like serine/threonine-protein kinase At4g27290, with product MKAFVALSWCLVLFSCDALVSSALDTITTNQSIRDGESLVSAGETFELGFFSLGDPPKRYLGIWYKKITSMTIVWVANRVAPLADASGTLRVTSRGSLVLLDGNGSEIWSSSPPTAARDPVAQLLDVGNLVVRDADGSDSNNFLWQSFDYPTDTVLAGMKIGWNRTSGFNRYLTSWKSVDDPSPGNFTYQLDPNGYPQIVLKQGSEIKLRSGPWNGLRWSGTPNLNPNPYYRYEFVLNEDEMYYRYALLNSSVISRKILMPNGIVQRFNWIDRTRGWTHHLTAPIDQCDDYNSCGAYGTCRVDTSPECSCLKGFVPKFSQEWDILDWSNGCVRRNPLHCQDDIFVKYSSLKLPDTRSSWFNASMNLRECEVFCKKNCSCTGYSNMDIRDGGSGCLLWFGELIDIREYNNYGQDLYIRMAASESALLPTGPSHQKKHKLVIGLAISFGSVFLGLVLTICVLQCKKKKMGLREVKKDRFESGDNYESEKEDLELPLFDLSTIAMATNNFSTDNKLGEGGFGPVYKGVLKGGQEIAVKKLSRDSRQGLHEFKNEVLYVSKLQHRNLVKLLGCCIQEENLLIYELMPNRSLDSFLFDPTQREQLDWSARFNIINGIARGLLYLHQDSRLRIIHRDVKASNILLDFEMNPKISDFGLAKSFAGNETQANTNRVVGTYGYMSPEYALDGVFSTKSDVFSYGVLVLEIVSGKGNRGFHHPDHHHNLLGHAWKIFTEGRSMQLLDKLVENSCSTSEALRSIHIGLLCVQRCPNDRPSMSTVVMMLGSDIELPLPKEPGFFNERNLLQENTSDSQPNEMTMTVLSAR from the exons ATGAAAGCCTTTGTGGCACTCTCCTGGTGTCTTGTTCTGTTCTCGTGTGATGCTCTTGTTTCCAGTGCACTAGATACCATAACAACAAACCAGTCGATTCGTGATGGCGAGAGCCTAGTTTCTGCCGGCGAGACATTTGAGCTGGGGTTCTTCAGCTTGGGCGATCCCCCAAAGCGATATCTGGGAATATGGTACAAGAAAATAACATCAATGACCATAGTGTGGGTTGCCAATAGAGTCGCACCCCTGGCGGATGCGTCGGGTACTTTGAGGGTCACTAGCCGCGGAAGTCTCGTCCTTCTCGACGGGAATGGAAGCGAAATCTGGTCGTCCAGCCCGCCGACAGCAGCGCGGGATCCAGTTGCGCAGCTCTTGGATGTAGGAAATCTTGTTGTGAGAGATGCAGATGGCAGTGATTCCAATAATTTTCTGTGGCAGAGTTTTGACTATCCTACAGATACAGTTCTAGCCGGTATGAAGATAGGATGGAATAGAACGTCGGGCTTCAATCGTTATTTAACATCATGGAAGAGCGTTGATGATCCTTCTCCGGGCAACTTCACGTATCAACTTGATCCTAACGGCTACCCACAAATCGTCTTGAAGCAGGGTTCTGAGATCAAGTTAAGGTCAGGACCATGGAATGGTCTTCGATGGAGCGGCACACCTAATTTGAATCCAAACCCATATTACAGGTATGAATTCGTGTTAAATGAGGACGAGATGTACTACCGCTATGCGCTCCTCAACAGTTCGGTCATTTCCAGGAAGATATTGATGCCCAATGGCATCGTCCAACGATTCAATTGGATTGACCGAACGCGGGGTTGGACTCATCACCTCACCGCACCAATAGACCAATGTGACGACTATAATTCATGTGGCGCCTATGGTACCTGTAGGGTTGATACTTCCCCAGAGTGTAGTTGCTTGAAAGGGTTTGTGCCCAAATTCTCTCAAGAATGGGATATTTTGGATTGGTCAAATGGGTGTGTGAGGAGAAATCCTTTGCATTGTCAGGATGACATATTTGTGAAGTATTCTTCGTTAAAATTGCCGGACACTCGGTCTTCCTGGTTTAATGCGAGCATGAATCTTCGAGAATGTGAAgttttttgcaagaaaaattgttCCTGTACAGGTTATTCAAACATGGACATCAGAGATGGAGGAAGTGGTTGCTTGCTGTGGTTTGGCGAGCTGATTGACATTAGAGAGTACAACAATTACGGGCAGGACCTCTACATCCGGATGGCAGCATCAGAATCAG CTTTGCTACCAACGGGTCCATCACACCAAAAGAAGCATAAGCTGGTCATCGGCTTGGCAATTTCATTCGGGTCTGTTTTCCTCGGCCTGGTTCTCACCATCTGCGTTCTACAatgcaagaagaagaaaatggggCTTCGTGAAG TTAAAAAGGACAGGTTTGAATCAGGAGATAACTATGAAAGCGAGAAGGAAGATCTTGAGTTGCCACTGTTTGACTTGTCTACAATAGCTATGGCTACCAATAACTTTTCAACCGACAATAAGCTTGGAGAAGGTGGTTTTGGACCTGTCTACAAG GGTGTGTTGAAGGGTGGTCAAGAAATTGCGGTGAAGAAGCTGTCAAGGGACTCAAGACAAGGGCTGCATGAATTCAAAAACGAAGTACTATATGTTTCCAAGCTGCAGCACCGGAACCTAGTGAAACTTCTAGGATGTTGCATTCAGGAAGAAAATCTTCTAATCTATGAACTCATGCCCAACAGAAGCTTGGACTCATTTCTCTTTG ATCCAACGCAGAGGGAGCAACTGGACTGGTCAGCACGTTTCAACATCATCAATGGAATTGCTAGGGGGCTTCTTTATCTTCATCAAGATTCCAGACTCAGGATTATTCACAGAGATGTAAAAGCTAGCAATATATTGTTAGATTTCGAGATGAACCCTAAGATCTCTGATTTTGGCTTGGCTAAAAGCTTCGCTGGGAATGAAACACAGGCAAATACTAACAGAGTGGTTGGAACATA TGGTTACATGTCTCCAGAGTATGCTCTTGATGGAGTTTTCTCAACAAAATCTGATGTCTTTAGCTATGGTGTATTGGTGCTCGAGATTGTAAGCGGGAAGGGAAACAGAGGGTTTCATCATCCAGACCAccatcataatcttcttggaCAT GCTTGGAAAATATTCACAGAAGGCAGGTCCATGCAATTGCTTGATAAGTTGGTTGAGAACTCGTGCAGTACTTCGGAAGCGTTACGGTCTATTCATATAGGCCTACTGTGTGTGCAGCGATGCCCCAATGATAGGCCAAGTATGTCCACGGTGGTTATGATGCTGGGAAGCGACATCGAATTGCCTCTTCCGAAAGAGCCAGGGTTTTTCAATGAAAGGAATCTACTCCAAGAAAACACTTCAGACAGTCAGCCAAACGAAATGACCATGACAGTGTTATCTGCTCGATAA